The Pseudomonas sp. G2-4 genome window below encodes:
- the gltB gene encoding glutamate synthase large subunit: MKAGLYQPDEFKDNCGFGLIAHMQGEPSHTLLQTAIEALTCMTHRGGINADGKTGDGCGLLIQKPDEFLRAVAQETFGVTLPKQYAVGMVFFNQDPVKAQAARENMNREILAAGLQLVGWRKVPIDTSVLGRLALERLPQIEQVFIAGDGLSDQDMSIKLFSSRRRSSVANAADTDHYICSFSHKTIIYKGLMMPADLTAFYPDLSDERLKTAICVFHQRFSTNTLPKWPLAQPFRFLAHNGEINTITGNRNWAVARRTKFANDLMPDLEELGPLVNRVGSDSSSMDNMLELMVTGGIDLFRGVRMLVPPAWQNVETMDPDLRAFYEYNSMHMEPWDGPAGIVMTDGRYAVCLLDRNGLRPARWVTTTNGFITLASEIGVWNYQPEDVIAKGRVGPGQIFAVDTETGQILDTDAIDNRLKSRHPYKQWLRKNALRIQATMEDNDHGSAFYDVDQLKQYMKMYQVTFEERDQILRPLGEQGYEAVGSMGDDTPMAVLSQRVRTPYDYFRQQFAQVTNPPIDPLREAIVMSLEICLGAERNIFQESPEHASRVILSSPVISPAKWRSLTNLDRPGFARQVIDLNYDESVGLEAAIRNVADQAEEAARAGRTQIVLTDRHIAPGKLPIHASLATGAVHHRLTEKGLRCDSNILVETATARDPHHFAVLIGFGASAVYPFLAYEVLGDLIRTGEVLGDLYEVFKNYRKGITKGLLKILSKMGISTIASYRGAQLFEAIGLSEEVCELSFRGVPSRIKGARFVDIEAEQKALAAEAWSPRKPIQQGGLLKFVHGGEYHAYNPDVVNTLQAAVQQGDYSKFKEYTSLVDNRPVSMIRDLLKVKTLDTPLDINEVEPLESVLKRFDSAGISLGALSPEAHEALAEAMNRLGARSNSGEGGEDPARYGTIKSSKIKQVATGRFGVTPEYLVNAEVLQIKVAQGAKPGEGGQLPGGKVNGLIAKLRYAVPGVTLISPPPHHDIYSIEDLSQLIFDLKQVNPKALVSVKLVAEAGVGTIAAGVAKAYADLITISGYDGGTGASPLTSIKYAGAPWELGLAETHQTLRGNDLRGKVRVQTDGGLKTGLDVIKAAILGAESFGFGTAPMIALGCKYLRICHLNNCATGVATQNDKLRKDHYIGTVDMVVNFFTYVAEETREWLAKLGVRSLEELIGRTDLLEVLEGQTAKQQHLDLTPLLGSDHIPADKPQFCQVERNPPFDKGELAEKMVDMAASAINDLSGAEFDLDICNCDRSIGARISGEIARKHGNQGMAKAPVTFRFKGTAGQSFGVWNAGGLNMYLEGDANDYVGKGMTGGKLVIVPPKGSVYKTQDSAIIGNTCLYGATGGKLFAAGTAGERFAVRNSGAHTVVEGTGDHCCEYMTGGFVCVLGKTGYNFGSGMTGGFAYVLDQDNTFVDRVNHELVEIQRISGEAMEAYRSHLQRVLDEYVEETNSEWGRNLAENLDDYLRRFWLVKPKAANLKSLLSSTRANPQ, from the coding sequence ATGAAAGCAGGTCTGTACCAACCAGATGAATTCAAGGATAACTGCGGTTTCGGCCTGATAGCCCATATGCAGGGCGAGCCCAGTCATACCCTTTTGCAAACGGCCATCGAGGCCCTGACCTGCATGACCCACCGTGGTGGGATCAACGCCGACGGCAAGACCGGTGACGGTTGTGGCTTGCTGATTCAAAAGCCCGACGAGTTCCTGCGTGCCGTTGCCCAGGAAACGTTTGGCGTGACCCTGCCCAAGCAGTACGCCGTGGGCATGGTGTTCTTCAACCAGGACCCGGTGAAGGCGCAAGCGGCTCGCGAGAACATGAACCGCGAGATCCTGGCCGCCGGCCTGCAGCTGGTCGGCTGGCGTAAAGTGCCGATCGACACCAGCGTCCTCGGCCGCCTGGCGCTCGAGCGCCTGCCGCAGATCGAACAGGTGTTCATTGCCGGCGATGGCCTGAGCGACCAGGACATGTCGATCAAGCTGTTCAGCTCCCGTCGTCGTTCGTCCGTGGCCAATGCCGCCGACACTGATCACTACATCTGCAGCTTTTCCCACAAGACCATCATTTACAAAGGCCTGATGATGCCGGCGGACCTCACCGCCTTTTATCCGGACTTGAGCGACGAGCGCCTGAAAACCGCGATCTGCGTGTTCCACCAGCGTTTCTCCACCAACACCCTGCCGAAATGGCCGCTGGCCCAGCCGTTCCGCTTCCTCGCCCACAACGGCGAGATCAACACCATCACCGGCAACCGCAACTGGGCCGTGGCCCGTCGCACCAAGTTCGCCAACGACCTGATGCCCGACCTCGAAGAGCTCGGTCCGCTGGTCAACCGCGTGGGTTCGGACTCATCGAGCATGGACAACATGCTGGAGCTGATGGTGACCGGTGGCATCGACCTGTTCCGTGGCGTGCGCATGCTGGTGCCGCCGGCGTGGCAGAACGTCGAGACCATGGACCCGGACCTGCGGGCCTTCTACGAATACAACTCCATGCACATGGAGCCGTGGGACGGTCCGGCCGGTATCGTCATGACCGACGGTCGCTACGCCGTGTGCCTGCTGGACCGTAACGGTCTGCGTCCAGCGCGCTGGGTCACCACCACCAACGGGTTCATCACCCTGGCGTCGGAAATCGGCGTCTGGAACTACCAGCCCGAAGACGTCATCGCCAAGGGCCGCGTAGGCCCGGGCCAGATCTTTGCCGTGGACACCGAAACCGGCCAGATCCTCGACACCGACGCCATCGACAACCGTCTCAAGTCCCGTCATCCGTACAAGCAATGGCTGCGCAAGAATGCCCTGCGCATCCAGGCGACCATGGAAGACAACGACCACGGTTCGGCTTTCTACGACGTCGATCAGCTCAAGCAGTACATGAAGATGTACCAGGTGACGTTCGAGGAACGTGACCAGATCCTGCGGCCGCTGGGTGAGCAGGGCTACGAAGCGGTCGGCTCCATGGGCGACGACACGCCGATGGCCGTGCTGTCGCAGCGCGTGCGCACGCCGTACGACTACTTCCGCCAGCAATTCGCCCAGGTGACCAACCCGCCGATCGACCCGCTGCGTGAAGCGATCGTGATGTCCCTGGAAATCTGCCTGGGCGCCGAGCGCAACATTTTCCAAGAGTCGCCGGAGCACGCCTCGCGCGTGATCCTCAGCTCGCCGGTCATTTCCCCGGCCAAATGGCGCTCGCTGACCAACCTCGACCGTCCTGGCTTCGCGCGCCAGGTCATCGACCTGAACTACGACGAAAGCGTCGGCCTGGAAGCGGCGATCCGCAACGTCGCCGATCAGGCTGAAGAAGCCGCGCGCGCCGGGCGCACCCAGATCGTGCTGACCGACCGCCACATCGCGCCGGGCAAGCTGCCGATCCACGCCTCGCTGGCCACCGGTGCGGTGCACCATCGCCTGACCGAAAAAGGCCTGCGCTGCGACTCCAACATCCTGGTGGAAACCGCCACTGCCCGCGATCCGCATCACTTTGCGGTGTTGATCGGTTTCGGTGCTTCGGCGGTGTATCCGTTCCTGGCCTACGAAGTACTGGGCGACCTGATCCGTACCGGTGAAGTGCTGGGCGACCTCTATGAGGTGTTCAAGAACTACCGCAAGGGCATCACCAAGGGCTTGCTCAAGATCCTGTCGAAGATGGGCATCTCGACCATCGCGTCATACCGTGGCGCGCAACTGTTCGAGGCCATTGGCCTGTCCGAAGAAGTCTGCGAGCTGAGCTTCCGTGGCGTGCCGAGCCGCATCAAGGGTGCGCGTTTCGTCGACATCGAAGCAGAACAGAAAGCCCTGGCAGCTGAAGCCTGGAGCCCGCGCAAGCCGATCCAGCAGGGCGGCCTGCTGAAGTTCGTCCATGGTGGTGAATACCACGCCTACAACCCGGATGTGGTCAACACGTTGCAGGCTGCCGTGCAACAGGGCGACTACAGCAAGTTCAAGGAATACACTTCGCTGGTAGACAACCGTCCGGTGTCGATGATCCGCGACCTGCTCAAGGTCAAGACCTTGGACACGCCGCTGGACATCAACGAAGTGGAGCCGCTGGAGTCGGTGCTCAAGCGCTTCGATTCCGCCGGGATCTCCCTGGGCGCCTTGTCCCCGGAAGCCCACGAAGCCCTGGCTGAAGCCATGAACCGCCTCGGCGCGCGTTCCAACTCAGGCGAAGGCGGCGAAGATCCGGCGCGCTACGGCACGATCAAGAGCTCGAAAATCAAGCAGGTGGCGACCGGCCGCTTCGGTGTGACGCCGGAATACCTGGTCAACGCTGAAGTGCTGCAGATCAAGGTCGCCCAAGGCGCCAAGCCCGGCGAAGGCGGCCAGTTGCCCGGCGGCAAGGTCAACGGCCTGATCGCCAAACTGCGTTACGCGGTGCCCGGCGTGACCCTGATCTCGCCACCACCACACCACGACATCTACTCGATCGAAGACTTGTCGCAACTGATCTTCGACCTCAAGCAGGTGAATCCGAAGGCGCTGGTCTCGGTGAAACTGGTCGCAGAAGCCGGCGTCGGCACCATCGCCGCCGGCGTGGCCAAGGCCTATGCCGACCTGATCACCATCTCCGGCTACGACGGCGGCACTGGTGCCTCGCCGCTGACGTCGATCAAGTACGCTGGCGCGCCGTGGGAACTGGGCCTGGCCGAAACCCACCAGACCCTGCGCGGCAACGACCTGCGCGGCAAGGTCCGAGTGCAGACCGATGGCGGCCTGAAAACCGGCCTGGACGTGATCAAGGCGGCCATCCTTGGCGCCGAAAGCTTCGGCTTCGGCACCGCGCCGATGATCGCCCTGGGCTGCAAATACCTGCGCATCTGCCACCTGAACAACTGCGCCACCGGCGTGGCGACCCAGAACGACAAACTGCGCAAGGATCACTACATCGGTACCGTCGACATGGTGGTGAACTTCTTCACCTACGTGGCCGAGGAGACCCGTGAGTGGCTGGCGAAGCTGGGCGTGCGTTCGCTCGAAGAGCTGATCGGCCGTACTGACCTGCTGGAAGTGCTCGAAGGCCAGACCGCCAAGCAGCAGCATCTGGACCTGACCCCGTTGCTGGGCAGCGATCACATTCCGGCCGACAAGCCACAGTTCTGCCAGGTCGAACGCAACCCGCCGTTCGACAAGGGGGAGCTGGCCGAGAAAATGGTCGACATGGCCGCTTCGGCGATCAACGACCTGAGCGGTGCCGAATTCGACCTGGATATCTGCAACTGCGACCGTTCCATCGGCGCACGCATCTCCGGCGAAATCGCGCGCAAGCACGGCAACCAGGGCATGGCCAAGGCGCCGGTCACCTTCCGTTTCAAGGGCACTGCAGGTCAAAGCTTCGGCGTCTGGAACGCCGGCGGCCTGAACATGTACCTGGAAGGTGATGCCAACGATTACGTGGGCAAGGGCATGACCGGCGGCAAACTGGTCATCGTTCCACCCAAGGGCAGCGTCTACAAGACTCAGGACAGTGCCATCATCGGCAACACCTGCCTCTACGGCGCCACGGGCGGCAAGCTGTTCGCCGCCGGCACCGCGGGTGAGCGTTTTGCCGTGCGTAACTCCGGGGCCCACACGGTGGTGGAAGGCACCGGCGATCACTGCTGCGAGTACATGACCGGTGGTTTCGTCTGTGTCTTGGGCAAGACCGGTTACAACTTCGGCTCTGGCATGACCGGCGGTTTCGCCTACGTGCTCGACCAGGACAACACCTTCGTTGACCGGGTCAACCACGAACTGGTGGAAATCCAACGGATCAGCGGCGAGGCGATGGAAGCCTACCGCAGCCACCTGCAACGCGTGCTGGACGAATACGTCGAGGAAACCAACAGTGAGTGGGGTCGTAACCTCGCCGAAAACCTCGATGACTATCTGCGTCGTTTCTGGCTGGTCAAGCCCAAGGCTGCCAACCTGAAGTCGTTGCTTTCCAGCACTCGTGCCAACCCGCAGTGA
- a CDS encoding FAD-dependent oxidoreductase — translation MAERLNNDFQFIDVGRKDPKKKLLRQRKKEFVEIYEPFKPQQSADQAHRCLGCGNPYCEWKCPVHNFIPNWLKLVAEGNILQAAELSHQTNTLPEVCGRVCPQDRLCEGACTLNDGFGAVTIGSVEKYITDTAFAMGWRPDMSKVKPTGKRVAIIGAGPAGLGCADVLVRGGVSPVVFDKNPEIGGLLTFGIPEFKLEKTVLSNRREVFTGMGIEFRLNTEVGKDVTMEQLLEEYDAVFMGMGTYTYMKGGFAGEDLPGVYDALDFLIANVNRNLGFEKSPEDFVDMKGKKVVVLGGGDTAMDCNRTSIRQGAKSVTCAYRRDEANMPGSRKEVKNAKEEGVKFLYNRQPIAIVGEDKVEGVKVVETRLGEPDARGRRSPEPIPGSEEIIPADAVVIAFGFRPSPAPWFEQFSIQTDSQGRVVAPEQGQYKHQTSNPKIFAGGDMVRGSDLVVTAIFEGRNAAEGILDYLGV, via the coding sequence ATGGCTGAACGTCTGAATAACGACTTCCAGTTCATCGATGTCGGGCGCAAGGATCCGAAGAAGAAACTGTTGCGTCAACGCAAGAAAGAGTTCGTGGAAATCTACGAGCCGTTCAAACCCCAGCAGTCGGCCGACCAGGCCCACCGCTGCCTGGGTTGCGGTAACCCGTATTGCGAATGGAAGTGCCCAGTGCACAACTTCATTCCCAACTGGCTGAAGCTGGTGGCCGAGGGCAACATCCTCCAGGCCGCCGAGTTGTCTCACCAGACCAACACCCTGCCGGAAGTCTGCGGCCGGGTGTGCCCGCAGGATCGCCTCTGCGAAGGTGCGTGCACCCTCAATGACGGTTTTGGCGCGGTGACCATCGGTTCGGTGGAGAAGTACATCACCGACACCGCGTTCGCCATGGGCTGGCGCCCGGACATGTCCAAGGTCAAGCCGACCGGCAAGCGCGTGGCAATCATCGGTGCCGGCCCGGCGGGCCTGGGCTGCGCCGACGTGCTGGTGCGCGGCGGTGTGAGCCCGGTGGTGTTCGACAAGAACCCGGAAATCGGCGGCCTGCTGACCTTCGGCATCCCCGAGTTCAAGCTGGAAAAGACCGTACTGAGCAATCGTCGCGAAGTCTTCACTGGCATGGGCATCGAGTTCCGCCTGAACACCGAAGTGGGCAAGGACGTGACCATGGAGCAACTGCTCGAAGAATACGATGCGGTATTCATGGGCATGGGCACCTACACCTACATGAAGGGCGGCTTTGCCGGTGAAGACCTGCCGGGCGTCTACGACGCGCTGGACTTCCTGATCGCCAACGTCAACCGCAACCTGGGCTTTGAAAAGTCGCCGGAAGACTTCGTCGACATGAAAGGCAAGAAGGTCGTGGTACTTGGCGGCGGCGACACGGCGATGGACTGCAACCGCACCTCGATCCGCCAGGGCGCCAAGTCGGTGACCTGCGCCTATCGTCGTGACGAAGCCAACATGCCCGGCTCGCGCAAAGAGGTGAAGAACGCCAAGGAAGAAGGCGTGAAATTCCTCTACAACCGTCAGCCGATCGCGATTGTCGGTGAAGACAAGGTCGAAGGTGTGAAGGTGGTCGAGACCCGTCTCGGCGAGCCGGACGCCCGTGGCCGCCGCAGCCCCGAGCCGATTCCCGGTTCCGAAGAGATCATCCCGGCCGATGCCGTGGTCATCGCCTTCGGCTTCCGCCCAAGTCCGGCGCCGTGGTTCGAGCAGTTCAGTATCCAGACCGACAGCCAGGGCCGCGTGGTGGCTCCGGAACAGGGCCAATACAAGCACCAGACCAGCAACCCGAAGATCTTCGCCGGTGGCGACATGGTCCGTGGTTCCGACCTGGTGGTGACGGCGATCTTCGAAGGCCGCAATGCGGCGGAAGGGATCTTGGATTACCTGGGGGTCTGA
- the hemE gene encoding uroporphyrinogen decarboxylase yields the protein MTALKNDRFLRALLKQPVDVTPVWMMRQAGRYLPEYRASRAKAGDFMSLCMNPQFACEVTMQPLDRYPQLDAAILFSDILTIPDAMGQGLYFETGEGPRFKKVISTLADIEALPIPDPQKDLGYVMDAVSTIRRELNGRVPLIGFSGSPWTLATYMVEGGSSKDFRKTKAMLYDNPQAMHLLLDKLAQSVTSYLNGQILAGAQAVQIFDTWGGNLSAAAYQEFSLAYMRKIVSGLIREHEGRKVPVILFTKNGGLWLESIADVGADALGLDWTCDIGNARERVGHKVALQGNMDPTVLYAKPEAIRAEVGRILASYGSGSGHVFNLGHGITPEVDPEHAGAFLRAVHELSAQYHL from the coding sequence ATGACTGCCCTGAAGAACGACCGTTTCCTTCGCGCCCTGCTCAAGCAACCCGTAGACGTCACCCCTGTGTGGATGATGCGTCAGGCCGGTCGCTATCTGCCGGAGTACCGCGCCAGTCGCGCCAAGGCCGGCGATTTCATGAGCCTGTGCATGAACCCCCAGTTCGCCTGCGAAGTCACCATGCAGCCGCTGGATCGCTATCCGCAGTTGGACGCGGCGATCCTGTTCTCCGACATCCTCACCATTCCCGATGCCATGGGCCAGGGCCTGTACTTCGAGACCGGCGAAGGTCCGCGCTTCAAGAAAGTCATCAGCACCCTGGCCGACATCGAGGCCCTGCCGATTCCCGATCCGCAGAAGGACCTGGGCTACGTCATGGACGCGGTCAGCACCATCCGCCGTGAACTCAATGGTCGCGTGCCACTGATCGGTTTCTCCGGCAGTCCCTGGACCCTGGCCACCTACATGGTCGAAGGCGGATCGTCGAAAGACTTCCGCAAGACCAAGGCGATGCTCTACGACAACCCGCAAGCCATGCACCTGTTGCTGGACAAGCTGGCGCAGTCGGTCACCTCCTACCTCAACGGCCAGATCCTTGCCGGCGCCCAAGCGGTGCAGATCTTCGATACCTGGGGTGGCAACCTGTCGGCGGCGGCCTACCAGGAGTTCTCCCTGGCCTACATGCGCAAGATCGTCAGCGGCCTGATCCGCGAGCACGAAGGTCGTAAAGTACCGGTGATCCTGTTCACCAAGAACGGCGGGCTGTGGCTGGAAAGCATCGCCGATGTCGGCGCCGACGCCTTGGGCCTGGACTGGACTTGCGACATCGGCAACGCCCGTGAGCGCGTCGGTCATAAAGTCGCCTTGCAAGGCAACATGGACCCGACCGTACTTTACGCCAAGCCTGAAGCCATCCGTGCTGAAGTCGGGCGCATCCTCGCCAGCTACGGCAGCGGCAGTGGCCATGTGTTCAACCTCGGCCATGGCATCACCCCGGAAGTCGACCCGGAACACGCCGGGGCTTTCCTGCGGGCAGTGCACGAGTTGTCAGCGCAATATCACCTCTGA
- the gbpA gene encoding N-acetylglucosamine-binding protein GbpA, translating to MKNNFNKSGVLTGGASSLVLLSALLTSQGVFAHGYLEVPPSRAFLCQKGENKNCGGAQYEPHSTGETFKGFPNGAGGAPLQGPIDGKIASGGNSLFSALDAQSATRWQLTEIRDRNIAFQWQYIAPHPATKHEYFITRDGWNPNVSLKRASFESAPFCTIDGGHQNPVGGAKHDCVIPDGKTGHHVILAVWTVGDTDNAFYNPADVNILAEAALPGGWSPVGSIAPSAQLLVGDKVKARAFSASGENAEYSVQISIDNAEEGKPENWSFKLAEAINQAHPLIRAGIRDDEGNITPIKGTNKLYAQKESAVTRYEVQLDMQEDAAASMKISSLQPEYVLDKGRVALTFTAQTNRKMNLEATLFDEKNKPVGFVTQSMAENSAGLTLDVRSAPGVHTLTLVGTTEDGRTTRQDTQEVTLTGEGAGIEYDFVFPEGISEYTVGTKVLQPKTDEVFECKPFPASGYCKQYSPTANAFEPGVGASWQSAWDKL from the coding sequence ATGAAAAACAACTTCAACAAGAGCGGCGTATTAACGGGGGGCGCATCTTCATTGGTTTTGTTGTCGGCCCTGCTGACATCACAAGGTGTATTCGCCCACGGGTACCTCGAAGTACCGCCTTCGCGGGCATTTTTGTGCCAGAAAGGTGAAAACAAGAACTGCGGTGGTGCGCAATACGAGCCTCATAGCACCGGGGAAACGTTCAAGGGCTTCCCGAATGGAGCCGGTGGCGCCCCGCTGCAAGGCCCAATCGACGGCAAGATCGCCAGCGGCGGTAACTCGCTGTTTTCCGCCCTGGATGCGCAGTCGGCAACGCGCTGGCAACTGACTGAAATCCGGGATCGCAACATCGCCTTCCAATGGCAATACATCGCCCCGCATCCGGCGACCAAACACGAATACTTCATCACCCGCGACGGTTGGAATCCGAACGTGTCGCTCAAGCGTGCATCGTTCGAGAGCGCACCGTTCTGTACGATCGATGGCGGTCATCAAAATCCAGTAGGGGGTGCCAAGCACGATTGTGTGATTCCCGACGGCAAGACGGGCCATCACGTCATCCTGGCGGTCTGGACGGTGGGTGACACTGACAACGCGTTCTATAACCCAGCGGATGTGAACATCCTCGCCGAAGCCGCATTGCCGGGCGGCTGGTCGCCGGTGGGCAGCATCGCGCCATCGGCCCAGTTGCTGGTGGGCGACAAGGTCAAGGCACGGGCGTTCTCTGCCTCCGGCGAGAATGCCGAGTACAGCGTGCAAATCAGCATCGACAACGCTGAAGAAGGCAAGCCTGAAAACTGGTCGTTCAAACTGGCCGAGGCCATCAACCAAGCCCATCCGCTGATCCGTGCCGGTATCCGTGATGACGAGGGCAATATCACGCCGATCAAGGGCACCAACAAGCTGTACGCCCAGAAAGAAAGCGCCGTGACCCGCTACGAAGTGCAGTTGGACATGCAGGAAGACGCCGCCGCCAGCATGAAGATCTCTTCCCTGCAGCCTGAGTACGTCCTCGACAAAGGTCGGGTCGCCCTGACGTTCACTGCGCAGACCAACCGCAAGATGAACCTCGAAGCGACGCTGTTCGATGAGAAGAACAAGCCGGTCGGCTTCGTGACCCAATCCATGGCTGAAAACAGCGCCGGTCTGACCCTGGACGTGCGCAGTGCTCCGGGCGTCCATACCCTGACGCTGGTGGGCACCACTGAAGACGGGCGCACCACTCGTCAGGATACCCAGGAAGTCACCCTGACCGGTGAAGGCGCGGGTATCGAATACGACTTCGTGTTCCCTGAAGGCATCAGCGAATACACCGTCGGTACGAAAGTGCTGCAGCCCAAGACTGACGAAGTCTTCGAGTGCAAGCCGTTCCCAGCGTCCGGCTACTGCAAGCAGTACAGCCCGACCGCGAACGCTTTTGAGCCGGGTGTCGGTGCCTCCTGGCAGAGCGCCTGGGACAAGCTGTAA
- a CDS encoding cytochrome b/b6 domain-containing protein produces MHSNYSRQRVLLHWLSAVIILWTLVSGFYVAYTPVSASTEHWVGSFNVSLTTLFIPLFVWRTCLFVCAPHPPGPTRSLTKRLALAVHAMIYLIVGVVLATGVLMMKSAISVFGLVRIPQPLGDPVLIEQANTLHTLSCVVLSILVALHLCAVVWHEVSGRRVVRRMSFAKPPGAIIQRGQK; encoded by the coding sequence ATGCATTCCAATTATTCCCGGCAGCGGGTGCTGCTGCACTGGCTGTCGGCCGTCATTATTTTATGGACGTTGGTGTCCGGTTTTTATGTGGCTTACACCCCGGTGTCAGCTTCGACCGAACACTGGGTCGGGTCATTCAATGTGTCGCTGACGACGCTGTTCATTCCGCTGTTTGTCTGGCGGACGTGTCTGTTTGTCTGTGCGCCGCATCCCCCTGGGCCAACACGTTCCTTGACCAAAAGGCTGGCCTTGGCGGTACACGCGATGATCTACCTGATCGTCGGTGTCGTGCTGGCGACGGGCGTGCTGATGATGAAAAGCGCCATCAGTGTCTTCGGACTCGTTCGTATCCCCCAGCCGCTGGGTGACCCGGTGCTGATCGAACAGGCCAACACCCTCCATACCCTGTCTTGCGTGGTGCTTTCGATACTTGTCGCACTGCATCTCTGCGCAGTGGTCTGGCATGAGGTTTCCGGACGCAGGGTTGTGCGGCGCATGTCATTCGCAAAGCCCCCCGGCGCGATTATTCAGCGAGGGCAAAAGTGA
- a CDS encoding type II secretion system protein N — translation MSVSFWSGGNLPKALLVLLPLLYGVFLAGQEWRFRQALELGMPMAADSPVVPARNPPNVQAVATVLGLVPEGAHAPSAEPMTLQASFVAGQGLSRALLADAAGSRIYQVGERLPGGSVLRRVEASHVMLWRNGREERLALQPEAKPLLRRLGRADGRDAPFHSSQYIRPVAGQSE, via the coding sequence GTGAGTGTTTCCTTTTGGAGCGGGGGCAACCTGCCGAAGGCCTTGCTGGTGCTCCTGCCGCTGCTGTACGGGGTATTCCTGGCCGGGCAAGAGTGGCGTTTTCGCCAGGCATTGGAACTGGGTATGCCAATGGCGGCTGACTCACCGGTCGTTCCGGCTCGCAACCCGCCCAATGTGCAGGCCGTGGCGACGGTACTCGGCCTGGTGCCTGAAGGTGCCCACGCGCCGAGCGCCGAACCGATGACGTTGCAAGCCAGTTTTGTCGCAGGCCAAGGCTTGTCGCGGGCATTGCTGGCTGACGCCGCCGGTTCGCGCATCTACCAGGTGGGTGAGCGTTTGCCCGGTGGCAGCGTGCTGCGGCGGGTCGAGGCCAGCCATGTGATGTTGTGGCGCAACGGCCGTGAAGAACGCCTGGCGCTGCAACCAGAGGCCAAGCCCTTGCTGCGTCGGCTGGGCCGCGCAGACGGGCGCGATGCGCCGTTCCATTCCTCGCAATACATACGCCCGGTGGCCGGGCAATCAGAGTGA